Within the Eucalyptus grandis isolate ANBG69807.140 chromosome 1, ASM1654582v1, whole genome shotgun sequence genome, the region TATTTGTCATCAGACTTTATTCAAATACTTGTTTTCTGTCAATTCTTATGTTCGTTGGTTTATGACTTCCTAGAGAAACAATCTTTGCTTGGTTTTTATCTTCCCTCATGATAATTTGTTGAGCAGTTTATTCCTATGATTGTATGAATTCTTTAAAAAACTGCAAGCACTATGAGTACCATGCAGGAAATTATGACTTGCACGCATGAGTTCATGTCTTTTTGTTGGATAATATGGGGCATCCGAACCTTTGGTACCACCATTCCCCACAGATGCATGCAAATTGTAAATGTTATTTGTGATCTCTAGTACCGTAGATGACTGTTTGCAAATTGTGCATGCCGAGTTGTACTTGATAGTGCAGCGAAAGAATCGTGATTGAGACAGCTAATGGTATTCCGGTAGCCTTGCTTTCTTTGTATCTTAAAGGTTGTGCTCTATCTTTTGTCACTACGAAAATCTCCATGCaaaatgcttttatttgaaCAGGCCGACATTTGTCAACTGGGAATGGATCAACGGAAGGTGAATGTACTTGCTAGGGAGTACTGTGATGACATAAAGAGAAAGAATAAGCCTATCATTTTGTCTCATCGTATGGTTcaactctctttcttcttataaaGTCAGTCATTTCTTTAAGGTTGGAATGGTTATTTGGGTCTTGATTGTTTTGATATGTAGATATGCTTCCTGGTCTGCAGCAAGGCCAAGAAAAAATGTCCAAAAGCGATCCGTCATCATCCATCTTTATGGAAGATACCGAGGTAAAATTTTGTGCCGGACTGCATATATTTGCGCAGCATTGAGGAgctgccttttttattttacattctgcagaataaaatttttatggcATCTGTAGGCTGAGGTGAATGTGAAGATAAAAAAAGCGTACTGTCCACCTAAGATTGTTCAAGGCAACCCATGTTTGGAGTACATAAAATACATCATATTGCCATGGTTTAATGAATTCAAAGTGGAGCGATCTGCAGATAACGGTGGTGACAAGTGAGTTGCTATGATGTTAAAATGTTGTTGCTTTTTCACATGCAATTTTGTCGTGCTGATGGAATACTAGCATGTTTTGATTactttgtttctctttcttgctATCTTGCGGTGTAGGACCTTTAAAAGCTTTGATGAACTTGTTGTCGACTACGAAAGTGGAGATTTGCATCCTGGTGATCTGAAACCAGCCCTTTCAAAGTCTTTGAATAAGATACTTCAGGTAAGCTCTCCTTCGATCCTAATGAGCACCTTTTATGCGGGCACAATTGGTTGAGAATCCTGAATGACCATTTGGTCTCCTTACATATGAGGAGACAGGTATGGAAGACAGCATGAGCATTTCCACACACAAATTTAGGACGACGCTCTTATTTTGCAGTTACAGCAATCTTAATCGTCGTGAACTTCTCTAGGGGGCACACATGTCTATCTATAGCTTCTTGGCAATATTCAtaagttcttttttcttatgcAGCCTGTACGTGATCACTTCAACAAAGACGCCAATGCGAAGGATCTGCTGAAGAGAGTTAAGGTATGCATCTTTCCACTGTCCATTCAAATTACCGCAACAATTTGGTTTTATATTTTGAAGCTCCTTATACTTTATGTGCAATCGACATGCACCTGGTTTCAAAATTGGTGTATGATTTTGTCCACTGTCAATGTAGGGATACAGGATCACTCGGTAATGTGGCGCTTGGTCACTAAAGGACATGACAACTGGGTTGATTCCTGTAGCAGTTTGGACGAAAATCTAGTTCACGTGCGGACattggagattttttttgtcCTTGTGCTAATGGCACAGTATTTATTTGCAAGCCACTGGTTACTTGCACTAATTTACGTGACATCTTCGTCGAATCACTACACAATTTTCTTGTAACTTGCAGCACCGGTTAAGAATCTGGTCAATAGTTTTACCTGGTTTTGATTTACATTGCTCAACTCAGACTTCGCATTTTTATAAGTGGAAGGTATTGGCTCTGCCTTTTATCGCTGTTTTCCTCTTGACGACGGCTTTTCTGAATTCAGCGGCGGGGGCATTTGGGGAAGCATGCTTAACAAGAAAAGGTTTTGAGTATAGGGCACTTGTTTCCATCATAAAATCCCTTAATTTATACGTATCACATGAAGAAATGACCTTGAAAATTGGATAATTCACGTACTGTTGATGACAAATCGGTTGACCCAAGAAATAGAAAGGTGGACAGACAGGTCTTCCCTGGCACGAGTTTGTTGAGATTACGactaaaagaaaggaaaattgatgTAGCACTGACGTTGAGCCAAACTCATACATATTCATGTCTCTTTAACATAAAAAGATGTATTACTTTGGGCAGAAACATCACATTTTCCGCGCCccgtttgattttcttttccaaactcGATTTGGGTGTatcaattttctaatattttttgcAATCGagtttctaaaatttattttcatctaTCTATTGCACGGGGTTTTTAGTTACCATGAACTCTCTATAATCCCTTATTACAGTTTGAAATGCTGATGAGGCGTCATTTGGGGATGATACTGTtgaatttgtttcttgtttccctAAAAGATCCTCCCCCTCTCAATCGAGAAGACATGGAGAATCTTGAAGAAGTATGAAAGCCCAACTTGGGCTCGTAGTAAAGCCTATTTCCCTtcgaaaaattatcaaaaaagtcatcaaCCCGTTACAactgtatcaatttagtcataatattttattttattttatcaattaaatttaaaactttttgcatttgtgacaatttagtctatccatttaattttgactgaaaatcgCTAACGTAAACATTGGTTATCCTACGTGACTTAATGAATGCTAACATGAAcacaatttttcatatttttaattttttttttgaatttttctttttttccttcttcctagTGGTCAGCAATGGAGGAGCAAATTTCTAGAAACATCcctctattttttagaatacCAAATCCGTACCTAGTTAATGAGTTTTACCTTTGAATATCGATATACACATTTGCATTTGGTTATCCTTATATTTCTACCCTCACTGGCCACCGgggaaacaaaagaaggaagaaaaaaaaattaaaaaattatccatctCAATGCTTATCGTACAACGTAAGACGGCCAACTTTCATATCAGcgatttccaactaaaatttgACTAGACGtgctaaattgacacaaatataaaatgtttaagattcaattgacaacataaaaaaaggttaagactaaattggtacaaatacaataaatttaagactttttcgATGATTCTCCTATTAATCTTAGGAACGATTAATCTAACACCGTCATATTtatcttccctttttgttgttTCGCATGAAGGAGATAAAATGACCGAAGTTCTGCATTGAACTCATTCAATATCTTTCTGGGGAGACCTGGTCTCATGTCTGGACAAACAGGAGTTGCCCGCAACGAGAAACGACTCGAATTATGAAGAATGCTGGCTCTCCATGGAGCGACAGAGCATCGATTCTACAACTGAACAGAGTTTTGCTATCTCAGTTCTCGTCCACCTGAAGGTTAAGAAGATCGGTGAAGTCTTTCAAGGCCATGCAAAAGTAGTCCTACTGTTGAGAAGGGCATTCCAGAGCTGTTCCTGTAGTTATTATAGAATGGCTTTCTTACTAAAAATGATGCTAAGCCTATTTATGAATCGTGGTGCTTCATGGACATATACTCAGTTGTGGAGAGACTTCGTTGAGCAATATTTTGCTTATTCATCTAAACATTAATTGGCCATTAATAGTAAGGTATCCGCCGTCCTGAGTTGCTTGCACGTGCTATCTATCTGCTAATATCCAACGGTTCCCATCATTATCCACCTCTCCTTCTAGCATTACCCTCCAATTCATCTCATAGCTTGTTTGGATATATAGATGCACGCCGTTCCTGCAAAACTACTAATCCGCACCTTCTTTCTGAAGAAGACTGTTAACTATAAAGCTTTGTACTTGATCATCAGATGATCCAGCAATGACAGTGGAAATGTGTGCAATAGATGGGAATACATTACTTTGAGTAATAGCTACTTAAATGTTCTTGTGCTTCTTTCGACAGCAAAACATGATAAAGGCAAGGCGATAGATACTAAAGTAAAACATTCCGGTGCTCGATCCAGGCGACTTCAGTTTTCCGAATATAAGGAGTTCAAGCAGATGATGAATTTCAGAAAAAAGTGACTTCACTCAGATCTCTGTtgatgagaagagaaaattCACAAAGTAGAACGAAGCTAGGAAGCCGATGCTGCCAGTTGATAGCAGGGTGCCTATAGCCACGATGAGCGAGTAACCAACATAAACTGTGACAGATGGAGGCCCGCTCAAACCGTTCAGGTCAAAAACCAAGTAGTTGATGCAGTACATGAACACATAGATGGAAGCCGAACCGGAAGCACAGAAGGACTTCCACCACCATTTCCAGTCCTCGGCTTGTAGATTGCGATAAGAAACGATCAAGGAAGTTTCGGCACAGACAATAACAAGGGACAGAAGACAGAGGCAGAGGGTCCCTGACATGCTGTAGAACCTACTAAGGCATATGCTActcagaaagaagaagagttcgATAAAGAGTGTGCAGAATGGGATCATCCCAACACTGAGAACTAAGAGCCACGAAGGGAGTGTCCGAGCAGGGATTTCCCTAGGAATGTGGTTGGTTTTCACAGGATATTGGATAGCCTCAGCCTGGGTCGCTAGGAATCCTCCCAGGAGGGTGACTGGCGCTGAAGTGCAGAACCAGAGTGATAAAATGGTGACGTAAATGGAGATGGAAATAGCGGCAGTGCTATGGCTGACCCACATTACGAGGTTGAGCACTGTGTGTATGCTTAGGACGATTcctggaaagagaaatgtgatCGACCCTGAAACTGACTTCCAACCATCAGTACTTCCTTTCAGAGTTCTCCACAGACGCACGCCAATGTACCCGCCAACGATTCCTGAAAAACAGTAGCTAGTCATCATCAACGTCAGTACCATTCCTCGAGCTCCAGGCAGCTTGAAGCCGAAGGCTGCGATGGTTGCAGTCACAAAACCGGTCAGTGTGATTTGGACCCCAGTTCCAACCAACACACTGAGAAGCTTAGAGTGATTCGGTTCTCTGAATGCATCGCCAGCGAGAAGCTTCCAACCCGAAGGCTCCTCATCAGTCTCTGCTTCGGCCTGCTTACTGATTCCCTGGCATTTTGCGAGTTCCCTAGATATTGTCTTCAGGAGTATTGCGATGATGATGCTGGTTAAAAGAAGGATGGTTATCAGAGAATTCAGAACCGAGAACCAATGGACTCGGGAATCTCCCTGCTCCAAATAAGTGTCCCAACGAGATTGCCACTGGATATCGCTCTTCAAGAACTGAACCTCATAAGTAAAGGATATCCTTTCGCTCTCCCTCACAACCTGCAATTTCTCGAGCTCAAGGGGACATTCCATGGAATCTATGTTGTCGAACATTTTGAgctttttcatgttttcctgGTTATGTTTAACACTGCAAGGAACCACCCTGAAGCCCACAATCTCAAACAGCGGCGGCGGTTCATAACTCTTTGCAACCGTGCCATTTGACGGCACATCAAAATCCATCATGTCAAAAATGCGGTTTCTGTGCTCGTTCACCAAGACTGTGAACTTGAGATGATTAATAATGTAAACATCATCGCTATTCCACGCTGCATACCCAATCGGGAAGCCAGTCCCTTGAATGTTAAACCGACCATAGGCATAATTTATCACCGGCAGACCGTCGAGCATCATGTTCACTTGGTACATGTTGCGAATCTGCTGCTTCAAAATCCTTACCTCGTGCGCGCTCAGGGGACCAGTGGTGCAGAGGTAGACAGACTCATTGACATACCCTTGGAACCGGTATGGTGAGTTGATGATTTGGTCTCCCACAAGAGAGGCGCCGACATTGCCGACACATTCCCGGATCCCACCCATGGGGATGCAGTATGGGAGACTATAGTAGCTCAAGGGAAGCAAAGTTTCAATGGAGGTCAGGGAATTAACTTGGGCAAATATGAGGTCATTACCGGCGTATGTGTGCATGTAGCTTCTTGCCaaagaaaaccaaattgaagagagtgcaaagaaaaccaaattctTGATTGCAGAGCTTGTCATCTTGATATCTGCAAGAGAATAAATTGAATGGCTGCTAGTAGAGAACCAAATTAGGCAACCAACTCCAAGTTCAGATGATAATTAATCTCCAGATATAATCTCCAATTGTACGTATACACAACACACGTACACATTACGCAAATCATCGAtgaaaagtttcagatcttTCATGGTTTTTAATAATGCAGCACGGAGATCCTTTGGTCAATCACTATGGAAACTCTATAAAGCATCAAAATCTAATCCATCATGGAAACATTTGTGAAGAACTTACCTCACAAGTGATGAATAATGCTGGCCTTGGTGATGGGAAGCAGCTGAAATTGCTTCCGTGAGGGAAGCGCTCTCGTTGTTTATCTGATGATTAACGTGATTGACGAGTCATTTTCATCTTTCTGCTTCGTTGCTTCGTTGCTTCCCATgaagaggaaaaattgaaaacttctttaatattaattaaaatcaattcggTCACTTTCTGGGAAGAAACTTGGTTTTATTACATGGACAAGAGGAGTTGCCGTCAACAAGTAACGACACTCCAAGTCAACGTTAACGACTCCATTTTCTCCCATAGTAAATATCGACGttaggaccgaccaaaaaaaaatatcgacATCAGGCTGTGTTTGTTTTTTATCTCATGGACAATCTCCAGGAAATTCAGTTAACAAATACCCCGAGAAAGCGGTCATATCTTCCTCCGACCACCCTTTTGATTGTTAAGTCGCAAGCCGTGGATGTCATGAGCAtataaaattaactaaataCAAATGTGGATGATGCCCATGGAGGAAAACACAACCCTTTGGAAAGTCTAGCAAGAACACACATGAAAGTCACCTACCTCAGATCGAGGGGAGTACGTTTCCAAGGGGCAACCGATGACGTCGTCAGGGCACTCTTTAGCATTATTCTAGAATTAATAGTGATAAAGatgaattttcaatgaaaaatgaCGTGAATTAATATGCATTTTTTCGAAGGgatatttcataaataaatatactacttcgaccaaaaaacaaaagtatttCTTTTGCCGATAAAAGTGCTTTAAATTTGTAAAGTTGGATTTCTTCATTTATATAATGCTAAAATAATCTCTCTCTGTCACTTTGTTAagtaaacttttaaatttgaaagaaatatttttcatcttttgaaaGAGCTTTCTTCCAACAAATCGCATCAACTAGAGGACTCAATTGAGCTTGACTGACAGTCATTTTGTATCTTCAGTGGCCATGCATATGTGTATTCTGGATGTTCTTACAGATAACATGATTTTCTAGTATAAATTCTGAAGATTTGTGcaaatcatcaataataattCAGCCTTTTCACGGTAATAGAGCATGAGAAGCACCATGAGGATGAAGCTACTCATACGGCTGGACAAGAATGACCTCTTTTTCTGGTCCTTCATTATCATCATTCACCAGTCTGACACCCTTTGGCTTCAATGAATTTTGATCACGAAAATGACCTTCGGCATAGCTCTTTCGTTCCTCTTATTGTCAGGGTCGCATGTCGGCGGCCTAACTCTTTGTCCTGCTCAACTATTATGCTACGATAAGTGGAAAGCgaaaatgggaaaattgaaGAGATACGGACCAGTTTGATTGTTCTTTGGCAGAAAATAATTGGTGTTTATAATAGAGGATGATTTTATAGAGCTTATGTTTATTGCAAGCTGAAATTGACTTGCTGCAGAAACTTCATGACTGCAAGTCGTCAAAGCGAAAAATAAGATTGTCTCGATTAGGACTTCTATAAAGGGAACATTATAAGGCACAAGAAGATGCATAACGGAGGTAGACGACACCATgaataaattggcaaatcacAATATTGAATAGGTATGCACAGTAATGGTAAATACCTAATTTACAATGGCGATACTCTCGCGATGTGGAGCAAAAAGAATTGCAACCTCTTTTCCTCCTATTTATCTTAGTGATGATTAATGTAACGCTGTCATTTTATCTTTCTCTTTGTTGCTTGGCATGAAGAAGATGAAACGACAAAAGATCTGAATCAAAATCATTGGATTGCTTTCTAGGAAGACTTGGTTTTATGTCTGGACAAATAGGAGTTGCCGGcaattagaaaaaaaacatGCCAAGCCAACGTTATATGACTCCAGTTTTGTCACAGTTGGTATTGACGCCGATTGATGCACAAGAAGcaaaatttatgtggttcatCGGAATCTTTCATTGCTCTTGTATCTACTGAATGGCAGAGTTGAAAGACTGAATATGAACCGAAATGGGGGACATTAGGTGCAGATTCTCAATCTGCTTGGCATAAGGGACTTGAGCTAGGGACAAGAGATTAGCTGAGTGGCGTACAAGGCAAGGGCGGGGATATGTCATGGTTTTCTAACAGCCCCCAGGGATTTTACGACCTGTCAGTCTTCTTGACTTGAACCATCTTTTGATCACGACCTGTAAGCTCTTGGGATCAATCACGGTGTGACTTGAACTATGAAGAATGCTGGATCCCCAGGGAGCTACAGAGCATCGATTCTACAACCGAATGAAGTTTTGGTGTCTCAGTCCTTGTTGAGCTAAAGGTTAAGAAGATCGGTGAAGAGAAGTCTTTCAAGGCCATGCAAGGAGTCCTACGGTTGAGAAGGGCAATCCATGGCTGTTCCTATAATGTCTAGAGAATGGCCTTCTTGTTAAAAATGGTGCTGATCCTTTTACGAATGGTGCTTCATGGATCTAACAATGCTCAGTTGCTGATTTACTGACTTGTAAGGTTAGTCCAGAGACTTGGTTGGGCATTAATAGGTTTATTATCAGGAAGGTACAGGCCGTCCTGCGTTGCTCATGCGTGCTATCTATCTGCTAAATAGCCGACGGCGCCCATCATCACCCGCCTCTCCTTCTAGTGTTACCCTGCAACTTATCTCATAGCTTGTTTAAATCTATAACTATGACTTCAAGAGGTTATATGATGTATGACATTCCTGCAAAGCTACTCAATGTCACCTTTGAAGAAGACTGTTAACAATAAAGCTCCGTACTTGATTGTCACATAATACAGAAATGATGGTGGAAATGTGCGCAGTAGATGGCAATACATTACTTGGAAAGATTAATAGGTATTGACAACTGTTCTCATGCTTTATTCATCAGCGAAACATGACAAGGGCAAGGCAATAGATAAAATATAGAAAACTCCTGTACTTGATAGAGGCAACTTCAGTTTCCAACTGCAAGGAGCTCATTCAGAAGATGAAAAATCTAAATAAGATTACTCCTCAGATCTCCGTTGATGAGAAGAGAGCTTTCACAAAGTAGAACGAAGCAAGGAAACCAATGCTACCAGTTGATAGCAGGGCCGCTATTGCCATGATGAGCGAGTAACCAACATAAACTATGACTGATGGGGTCCCACTCAACCCGTCCAGGCTAATAACCAAGTAATTGATGCAGTACATGAACACATAGATGGAAAACAAACCGGAAGCACAGAAAGACTTCCACCACCATTTCCAGTCCTCAGCTTGTAGATTGCGATAAGTAATGATCAAGGAAGTTTCAGCACAGACAACAACAAGGGACAGAAGACAGAGGCAGAGGGTCCCTGACACGCTGTAGAACCTACCAAGCCATAAGCTActtagaaagaagaagagttcgATAAATAGTGTACCAAAGGGGATTGTCCCAGCACCGAAAACTAAGAGCCATGAGGGGAGTGTCCTAGCAGGGATTTCCCTAGGAACGTGATTGGTTTTTACAGGATATTGGATAGCCTCAGCCCAGGTCGCTAGGAATCCTCCCAAGAGGGTGACTGGTGCTGAAATGCAGAACCAGAGCAATAAAACGGTGATGTACATGGAGATGGAGATAGCAGCAGTGCTTCGGTTGACCCACATTACGAGGTTGAGCACTGCGTGTATGGTTACGATGATTCCTGGAAAGAGAAGCGCTATCAACCATGACACTGACTTCCAACCATAGGCACTTCCTTTCAGTGTTCTCCACAGACGCGTGCCAACATACCCGCCAACCGTTCCCGAAAAAGTGTAGACCCTTATTATCAACGTCAGTATCATTCCTCGAGCACTGGGAGGTACTAAGCCGAACGCAGCAATGGTTGCAGTCACGAATATGGTCAGTGTGATTTGGACCCCAGTGCCAACCATCACACTGAGAAGCTTAGAGTGATTCGTCTCTCTGAATGCATCGCCAGCAAGAAGCTTCCAACCCAAAGGCTCCTCATCAGTCTGTGCTTCGGCCTGCTTATCGAGTCCCTGGCGTTTTGCGAGTTCCCTAGATATTGTCTTCAGGAATATCACGAACACAATACCAGTTAAGATAAGGATCGTTATCAGAGAAATGAGTACTGAGAACCAATGGAATTGGGAATCTCCCTCCTTCGAATAAGTGTCCCAACGGGATTGCCACGTGATATCGCTCTTCACAAACTGAACCTCATAAGTGAAGGATAAACTCTCATTCTCCCTCACAACCTGCGATGTCTCGAGATCGAGGGGATATTCCATTGAATCTATGTTGTCGTACATTTTAAGCCTTCTCATGTTTTCCGGGTCGTGCTTAACACTGCAAGGATCCACCCTAAAGCCCACAATCTCGAACGGACCATTGGATGGCGCATCAAAATCCATTATGTCGTAGCCCTGGTAACTGCGGTCTCGATGCTCGTTCACCAAGACCGTGAACTTGAGATGATTAATGATGTAAGCATCATCGCTGTTTGGTACTTTATACCCGATTGGGAAGCCGGTCCATTGAATGTTAATCCCATCATAGCTGGCATACCTTACTACTGGCAAATCATCGATCATCATGTTCACTTGGTACAAATCGCGAATCTGTTGCTTCAAGAGCCCTGCCTCGTGCTTGCTCAGGGGGTCAGTGGTGCAGAGGTAGACAGACTCGTTGACATACCCTCGGAACCGGTATAGTGAGGAGACGATTTGTTCTCCCATGAGAGCGGTGCCAACATTGCCGGCACTTTCTTGGATCCCCCCTTCGGGCTTGCAGTATGGGAGACTATAGTAGCTGAAGGGAAGCAAAGTCTCGATGGAGGTCAAGGAATTAACTTTGGCAGATATGTAGTCATTATAGGTGTACGTGTGCATGTAGCTTCCGCCCAAAGAATaccaaattgaagagagagcAAAGAAAACCCAACTCCTGATCGCAGAGCTTGTCATCTTGATATCTGCAAGAGAATCGGTTGAATGGTTGTGAGTAGACAGCTAAATCAGGCAACTAACCTCAAGTTCAAATGATAATTGCTTTGAAATATCCTACATGAAACTCACGAACTGCCACTCGAGACGATActcaaatcatcaatgaaatttttttggatcttTCATGGCATCACAGCACGAAAAACATCCTTAATCAGCATGAGGCTATAGAGAAGCAGATCCTTTAATTCTATTATCAATGAAAGATTATAAAGCATCAGAATTCCACCATGAAAACCAAATTGCTTGATTTCTATTCGGACAAAGCAAGAAAACATAGAGTAAATGAAGATCAAATGACACGGAATTTACCTTGCAAATGATGAAAGTGAAGCGCTCTCGTTCTCGTTTCTCTTTATTTATGCGAtgattaatgaaatcaatagaTTCATTTTCAGAAGAGGGAAAATTGAGAAGTTGTTTATATTTAATGAAAACGGACTCAAGTCAATTTCTGGGGAGAAACTTGGTTTTATATAAGGACAAACGTAAATTGACCGCAACTCGATAGGATACTCTATGTCAACGCTAACGACAAGAGTCATTGATTGTTGGACTGAGTGGTTGGAGGTATTGTACAAGAGTGAAATGAACGATAGGAATGTAGGATTTCAGATACAATTTCCGTTTTCTTTACTGGGGCAACCTCTTATAGacaaaattgaggaaaaatgaTTATTCTTCCCACCGAACACCCTTATAATTTGTGGGTTATTGTGGGTTATTTGTGGGTTATGACAAAATCAACTAACtgcaataagaaaatataaaataaaatgaagattTAACCCAGTCAACCAAGGGATGCTCAGCTCCTTTTTAAGAGTGAGGGCTCGCGCAgaacagaggagaaagaaaagggagaaaagaaagagagagggaggaaagaatgaagaagaaggaaggaaggaagaaaagggtACTCGACACATGCGCCTCACCAAGCTGGAATTATTACATATCACAATTCCTGGTAAGTGTTCGCGCCCCTTATTTTCCTAATCGGATTAGTTTTCGAAGTTAGGGTACAAATTCAagatttaattgattttgaGTTTCGAGGTTCGATTAAGGAGTCGTCAAgctgtgtatatatatgaaaatgatagtttaggatGTCGTgaagtttagaattttatgaaacTTGATTTAAGTTTACGGTTTGCttgaaacaaattttgaaattttccacaCGTGACGAACGCGTGT harbors:
- the LOC104454495 gene encoding transmembrane 9 superfamily member 12 translates to MTSSAIKNLVFFALSSIWFSLARSYMHTYAGNDLIFAQVNSLTSIETLLPLSYYSLPYCIPMGGIRECVGNVGASLVGDQIINSPYRFQGYVNESVYLCTTGPLSAHEVRILKQQIRNMYQVNMMLDGLPVINYAYGRFNIQGTGFPIGYAAWNSDDVYIINHLKFTVLVNEHRNRIFDMMDFDVPSNGTVAKSYEPPPLFEIVGFRVVPCSVKHNQENMKKLKMFDNIDSMECPLELEKLQVVRESERISFTYEVQFLKSDIQWQSRWDTYLEQGDSRVHWFSVLNSLITILLLTSIIIAILLKTISRELAKCQGISKQAEAETDEEPSGWKLLAGDAFREPNHSKLLSVLVGTGVQITLTGFVTATIAAFGFKLPGARGMVLTLMMTSYCFSGIVGGYIGVRLWRTLKGSTDGWKSVSGSITFLFPGIVLSIHTVLNLVMWVSHSTAAISISIYVTILSLWFCTSAPVTLLGGFLATQAEAIQYPVKTNHIPREIPARTLPSWLLVLSVGMIPFCTLFIELFFFLSSICLSRFYSMSGTLCLCLLSLVIVCAETSLIVSYRNLQAEDWKWWWKSFCASGSASIYVFMYCINYLVFDLNGLSGPPSVTVYVGYSLIVAIGTLLSTGSIGFLASFYFVNFLFSSTEI
- the LOC104433938 gene encoding transmembrane 9 superfamily member 12, with the translated sequence MTSSAIRSWVFFALSSIWYSLGGSYMHTYTYNDYISAKVNSLTSIETLLPFSYYSLPYCKPEGGIQESAGNVGTALMGEQIVSSLYRFRGYVNESVYLCTTDPLSKHEAGLLKQQIRDLYQVNMMIDDLPVVRYASYDGINIQWTGFPIGYKVPNSDDAYIINHLKFTVLVNEHRDRSYQGYDIMDFDAPSNGPFEIVGFRVDPCSVKHDPENMRRLKMYDNIDSMEYPLDLETSQVVRENESLSFTYEVQFVKSDITWQSRWDTYSKEGDSQFHWFSVLISLITILILTGIVFVIFLKTISRELAKRQGLDKQAEAQTDEEPLGWKLLAGDAFRETNHSKLLSVMVGTGVQITLTIFVTATIAAFGLVPPSARGMILTLIIRVYTFSGTVGGYVGTRLWRTLKGSAYGWKSVSWLIALLFPGIIVTIHAVLNLVMWVNRSTAAISISMYITVLLLWFCISAPVTLLGGFLATWAEAIQYPVKTNHVPREIPARTLPSWLLVFGAGTIPFGTLFIELFFFLSSLWLGRFYSVSGTLCLCLLSLVVVCAETSLIITYRNLQAEDWKWWWKSFCASGLFSIYVFMYCINYLVISLDGLSGTPSVIVYVGYSLIMAIAALLSTGSIGFLASFYFVKALFSSTEI